In Pseudomonas fakonensis, one DNA window encodes the following:
- a CDS encoding SDR family oxidoreductase — protein MPTVLITGCSSGIGRALADAFRDAGHDVWATARKQQDVEQLTSAGFTARQLDVNDADALARLAEELPQLDMLINNAGYGAMGPLLDGGVDAMRQQFETNVFAVVGVTRALFPLLRRSRGLVVNIGSVSGVLVTPFAGAYCASKAAVHGLCDALRLELAPFGIRVMEVQPGAIASQFASNAQQQAEQVLGADSPWWPLREQVQARARASQDRPTPAAVFAQELLAATRKSPVPALVRIGNGSTALPLMARLLPQRLLDWVLRKRFGLLRPL, from the coding sequence ATGCCCACCGTCCTCATCACCGGTTGTTCCAGCGGCATCGGCCGCGCCCTGGCCGACGCCTTCCGCGATGCCGGCCACGATGTCTGGGCAACCGCCCGCAAGCAGCAGGATGTCGAACAGCTGACCAGTGCCGGCTTCACCGCCCGGCAACTGGACGTCAACGATGCCGACGCCCTCGCCCGCCTGGCCGAGGAGCTGCCGCAACTGGACATGCTCATCAACAACGCCGGCTACGGCGCCATGGGCCCGCTGCTGGACGGCGGCGTCGACGCCATGCGCCAGCAGTTCGAAACCAACGTGTTCGCCGTGGTCGGCGTAACCCGCGCGCTGTTCCCGCTGCTGCGCCGCTCGCGCGGGCTGGTGGTGAACATCGGCAGCGTCTCCGGCGTGCTGGTAACCCCGTTCGCCGGCGCCTACTGCGCCTCCAAGGCTGCCGTGCACGGCCTGTGCGATGCCCTGCGCCTGGAGCTGGCGCCGTTCGGCATCCGGGTGATGGAAGTGCAACCCGGCGCCATCGCCTCGCAGTTCGCCAGCAACGCCCAGCAGCAGGCCGAGCAGGTGCTGGGCGCCGATTCGCCGTGGTGGCCGCTGCGCGAACAGGTGCAGGCCCGGGCGCGCGCCTCGCAGGACCGGCCCACCCCAGCTGCGGTGTTCGCCCAGGAGTTGCTGGCCGCCACGCGCAAGTCGCCGGTGCCGGCGCTGGTGCGCATCGGCAATGGCAGCACCGCCCTGCCGCTGATGGCACGGCTGCTGCCGCAGCGCTTGCTGGACTGGGTGCTGCGCAAGCGCTTTGGCTTGTTGCGCCCGCTTTGA
- a CDS encoding alginate O-acetyltransferase AlgF, with protein MTSKTKIAKALTLAAGLTLASMQAFAGADAALYGPSAPKGSTFVRLYNAASAPTAASVGNTQIKQVGAQASSDFSFLPGGDYTAQVGGKSVPVKLAADKYYTLVNNAGGNPQLIEEPPFKNKQKALVRVQNLSDQQLTLKTADGKTEVVKPVAAKGRGEREINPVKVNLALYAGDKKVGDVKPVALERGEAAVLYVTGSGNSLSPVWVTRPVASN; from the coding sequence ATGACTAGCAAAACCAAAATTGCCAAAGCCCTCACCCTCGCGGCCGGCCTGACCCTGGCTTCGATGCAGGCCTTCGCCGGCGCCGACGCCGCCCTGTATGGCCCAAGCGCACCCAAGGGCTCGACCTTCGTGCGCCTGTACAACGCAGCCAGTGCCCCGACCGCAGCATCGGTGGGCAACACCCAGATCAAGCAGGTCGGCGCCCAGGCCAGCAGCGACTTCAGCTTCCTGCCAGGCGGTGACTACACAGCCCAGGTGGGCGGCAAGAGCGTGCCGGTGAAGCTGGCTGCCGACAAGTACTACACCCTGGTCAACAACGCAGGCGGCAACCCGCAACTGATCGAAGAGCCGCCGTTCAAGAACAAGCAGAAAGCCCTGGTGCGCGTGCAGAACTTGAGCGACCAGCAGCTGACCCTGAAGACCGCCGACGGCAAGACCGAAGTGGTCAAGCCGGTGGCTGCCAAGGGCCGTGGCGAACGTGAAATCAATCCGGTCAAGGTCAACCTTGCCCTGTATGCAGGCGACAAGAAAGTCGGCGACGTCAAACCCGTCGCCCTGGAGCGCGGCGAAGCGGCCGTGCTGTATGTCACCGGTTCCGGCAACAGCCTGTCGCCGGTGTGGGTAACTCGCCCCGTGGCTAGCAACTGA
- a CDS encoding efflux transporter outer membrane subunit, translated as MGRAAAPALLAALLAGCTLGPDFQRPTTDAPQAWAALQGEAATSQPVAEPLELRWWDSFHDAQLSALIQKVAERNLDLQMASARLLQSRALRGTVAADEAPSVDANAGYSRARNSAEGLNDPSGKAGKEAYNLWQGDLVAGWELDLWGRVRRQVEAADASVEVAENDRNGVLLALLSETAGNYIQLRAVQHTLQVTEDNLKVARHSLKLSEDRQAEGVATRLDVAQASAQVASIEARLPTLEARRDDLINALSLLAAEPPRSLQAQLQQAADLPAPQQRFAIGVPSELAERRPDIRQAEARLHAATASIGVAKADFYPSIRLSGSVGFQAMQLSDFGGWDSRRFAFGPQLSLPIFEGGRLKGTLQLREAQQQEAALNYRKVVLGAWHEIDDVLRLYNASQLRRDHLAEAVRQNRIALETAQRQYVEGAVDFLNVLTVQSALLASEEQWIDSSAAVSQALVGLYKALGGGWQAFDKA; from the coding sequence ATGGGGCGTGCAGCGGCCCCGGCATTACTGGCCGCGCTGCTGGCTGGTTGCACCCTCGGCCCGGACTTCCAGCGCCCGACCACTGATGCCCCGCAAGCCTGGGCCGCCCTGCAAGGCGAAGCCGCCACCAGCCAACCCGTAGCCGAACCCTTGGAGCTGCGCTGGTGGGACAGTTTCCACGACGCGCAGCTCAGCGCGCTTATCCAGAAAGTCGCCGAGCGCAACCTCGACCTGCAGATGGCCAGCGCCCGCCTGCTGCAAAGCCGGGCCCTGCGCGGCACCGTGGCCGCCGATGAAGCACCGTCGGTAGATGCGAACGCTGGCTACAGCCGCGCGCGCAACAGCGCCGAAGGCCTCAACGACCCGTCGGGCAAGGCCGGTAAAGAAGCCTACAACCTGTGGCAGGGCGACCTGGTCGCCGGTTGGGAGCTCGACCTGTGGGGCCGTGTGCGCCGCCAGGTCGAGGCCGCCGATGCCAGTGTCGAGGTGGCCGAGAACGACCGCAACGGCGTGCTGCTGGCACTGCTCTCGGAGACCGCCGGCAACTACATCCAGCTGCGCGCCGTACAGCACACCCTGCAGGTGACCGAAGACAACCTCAAGGTCGCCCGGCACAGCCTGAAGCTCTCCGAAGACCGCCAGGCCGAAGGTGTAGCCACCCGGCTCGACGTGGCCCAGGCCAGCGCCCAGGTGGCCTCGATCGAAGCCCGACTGCCAACGCTCGAAGCCCGCCGCGACGACCTGATCAACGCCTTGAGCCTGCTCGCCGCCGAACCGCCGCGCAGCCTGCAGGCCCAGTTGCAGCAGGCTGCCGACTTGCCGGCGCCGCAGCAGCGCTTCGCTATCGGCGTGCCGTCGGAGCTGGCCGAGCGCCGCCCCGACATTCGCCAGGCCGAAGCCCGTCTGCATGCTGCCACCGCCAGCATCGGCGTGGCCAAGGCCGACTTTTACCCGAGCATTCGCCTGTCGGGCAGTGTCGGCTTCCAGGCCATGCAGCTGTCGGACTTCGGCGGTTGGGATTCGCGCCGCTTCGCCTTCGGCCCGCAACTGTCGCTGCCGATTTTCGAAGGCGGGCGGCTCAAGGGCACGCTGCAGCTGCGCGAGGCGCAGCAGCAGGAAGCGGCGCTGAACTACCGCAAGGTGGTGCTCGGCGCCTGGCACGAGATCGACGACGTGCTGCGCCTGTACAACGCCAGCCAGCTGCGCCGCGACCACCTGGCCGAGGCCGTGCGGCAGAACCGCATCGCCCTGGAAACCGCCCAGCGTCAGTACGTGGAAGGCGCGGTGGACTTTCTCAACGTGCTGACTGTGCAATCGGCGCTGCTGGCCAGCGAGGAGCAGTGGATCGACAGCTCGGCGGCTGTGTCGCAGGCGCTGGTAGGCCTGTACAAGGCCCTGGGTGGTGGCTGGCAGGCGTTCGACAAGGCCTGA
- a CDS encoding mannose-1-phosphate guanylyltransferase/mannose-6-phosphate isomerase, which produces MIPVILSGGSGSRLWPLSRKQFPKQFLALTGEHTLFQQTIERLVFEGMDTPIVVCNKDHKFIVQEQLGALKLETQAILMEPFGRNTAPAVAMTAMKLVNEGRDELMLVLPADHVIEDQKALQRALALATVAAERGEMVLFGVPATKPETGYGYIRSSQDALLPEGVARVAQFVEKPDEKRANEFVRAGGYFWNSGMFLFRASRFLEELKKHDPDIYDTCLLALERSDEEADVLSIDEATFACCPDNSIDYAVMEKTQRACVVPLSAGWSDVGCWSSLWDVHEKDDNGNVTKGDVVVQDSHNCMIHGNGKLVSVIGLENIVVVETKDAMMIAHKDKVQGVKQLVNTLDAQGRTETQNHLEVYRPWGSYDSVDMGGRFQVKHITVKPGAALSLQMHHHRAEHWIVVSGTAEVTCDENVFLLTENQSTYIPIASVHRLRNPGKIPLEIIEVQSGSYLGEDDIERFEDVYGRTSTPVERGVSVKTIAQ; this is translated from the coding sequence ATGATCCCGGTAATTCTTTCTGGTGGTAGCGGTTCGCGTCTGTGGCCTCTGTCGCGCAAGCAGTTCCCCAAGCAGTTCCTGGCACTGACCGGCGAACACACGCTGTTCCAGCAGACCATCGAGCGCCTGGTGTTCGAAGGCATGGACACCCCCATCGTGGTCTGCAACAAGGACCACAAGTTCATCGTCCAGGAGCAGCTGGGCGCCCTGAAACTTGAAACCCAGGCCATCCTCATGGAGCCGTTCGGGCGCAACACCGCCCCTGCGGTGGCGATGACCGCCATGAAGCTGGTCAACGAAGGCCGTGACGAGTTGATGCTGGTGCTGCCGGCCGACCACGTGATCGAGGACCAGAAAGCCCTGCAACGTGCCCTGGCCCTGGCCACCGTGGCCGCCGAGCGTGGCGAGATGGTGCTGTTCGGCGTGCCGGCGACCAAGCCTGAAACCGGCTACGGCTACATCCGCTCCAGCCAGGACGCGCTGCTGCCCGAAGGCGTGGCGCGGGTTGCGCAGTTCGTCGAAAAGCCCGATGAAAAACGCGCCAACGAGTTCGTCCGCGCCGGCGGCTACTTCTGGAACAGCGGCATGTTCCTGTTCCGCGCCAGCCGCTTCCTCGAAGAGCTGAAAAAGCACGACCCGGACATCTACGACACCTGCCTGCTGGCCCTGGAGCGCAGCGACGAAGAGGCCGATGTGCTGAGCATCGACGAAGCCACTTTCGCCTGCTGCCCGGACAACTCCATCGACTACGCGGTGATGGAAAAGACCCAGCGCGCTTGCGTGGTGCCGCTGTCGGCCGGCTGGAGCGACGTGGGCTGCTGGTCGTCGCTGTGGGACGTGCACGAAAAAGACGACAACGGCAACGTCACCAAGGGCGATGTGGTGGTGCAGGACAGCCACAACTGCATGATCCACGGCAACGGCAAGCTGGTGTCGGTGATCGGCCTTGAGAACATCGTGGTGGTCGAAACCAAGGACGCCATGATGATCGCCCACAAGGACAAGGTTCAGGGGGTCAAGCAACTGGTCAACACCCTCGACGCGCAAGGCCGGACCGAGACCCAGAACCACCTCGAGGTGTACCGCCCGTGGGGCTCGTACGACTCGGTGGACATGGGCGGGCGTTTCCAGGTCAAGCACATCACCGTCAAGCCCGGTGCTGCGCTGTCGCTGCAGATGCACCACCACCGCGCCGAGCACTGGATCGTGGTCTCCGGCACCGCCGAGGTGACCTGCGACGAGAACGTGTTCCTGCTGACCGAGAACCAGTCCACCTACATCCCGATCGCCTCGGTGCACCGCCTGCGCAACCCGGGCAAGATCCCGCTGGAGATCATCGAGGTGCAGTCCGGCAGCTACCTGGGCGAAGATGACATCGAGCGCTTCGAGGATGTGTATGGGCGTACCTCCACGCCGGTGGAGCGCGGGGTTTCGGTGAAGACCATCGCGCAGTAA
- a CDS encoding MBOAT family O-acyltransferase, with the protein MVFSSNVFLFLFLPVFLGLYYISGNRYRNLLLLVASYIFYAWWRVDFLALFAGVTLWNYWIGLKVGAAGVRTKPAQRWLLLGVGVDLCILGYFKYANFGVDSLNAIMTSMGLEPFILTHVLLPIGISFYIFESISYIIDVYRGDTPATRNLIDFAAFVAIFPHLIAGPVLRFKDLVDQFNNRTHTLDKFSEGCTRFMQGFIKKVFIADTLAVVADHCFALQNPTTGDAWLGALAYTAQLYFDFSGYSDMAIGLGLMMGFRFMENFKQPYISQSITEFWRRWHISLSTWLRDYLYITLGGNRKGTFNTYRNLFLTMLLGGLWHGANFTYIIWGAWHGLWLAIERALGLDTNPQRFNPVKWAFTFLLVVVGWVIFRAENLHVAARMYGAMFSFGDWQLSELNRAQLTGLQVATLIVAYLTLAFFGLRDFYRNATPAQAPRTPVHINTDGSIGLDWSRVMTRALVLLLFVASVLKLSAQSYSPFLYFQF; encoded by the coding sequence ATGGTCTTCTCGTCCAACGTGTTCCTGTTCCTGTTCCTGCCGGTTTTCCTCGGCTTGTACTACATAAGCGGGAACCGCTACCGCAACCTGCTGCTGCTGGTTGCCAGCTACATCTTCTACGCCTGGTGGCGGGTGGACTTCCTCGCCCTGTTCGCCGGGGTCACCCTGTGGAACTACTGGATCGGCCTGAAGGTGGGCGCCGCCGGCGTACGCACCAAGCCCGCGCAGCGCTGGCTGCTGCTGGGGGTGGGCGTCGACCTGTGCATCCTCGGCTACTTCAAGTACGCCAACTTCGGGGTCGACAGCCTCAACGCGATCATGACCTCGATGGGCCTGGAGCCGTTCATCCTCACCCACGTGCTGCTGCCGATCGGTATCTCGTTCTACATCTTCGAGTCGATCAGCTACATCATCGACGTGTACCGCGGCGACACCCCGGCCACCCGCAACCTGATCGACTTCGCCGCCTTCGTGGCAATCTTCCCGCACCTGATCGCCGGCCCCGTGCTGCGCTTCAAGGACCTGGTCGACCAGTTCAACAACCGCACCCACACCCTGGACAAGTTCTCCGAAGGCTGCACCCGCTTCATGCAGGGCTTCATCAAGAAAGTGTTCATCGCCGATACCCTGGCGGTGGTGGCCGACCACTGCTTCGCCCTGCAGAACCCCACCACCGGTGATGCCTGGCTGGGCGCGCTGGCCTACACCGCGCAGCTGTACTTCGATTTTTCCGGCTACAGCGACATGGCCATCGGCCTGGGGCTGATGATGGGCTTCCGCTTCATGGAGAACTTCAAGCAGCCGTACATCAGCCAGTCGATCACCGAGTTCTGGCGCCGCTGGCACATCAGCCTGTCGACCTGGCTGCGCGACTACCTGTACATCACCCTGGGCGGCAACCGCAAAGGCACCTTCAACACCTACCGCAACCTGTTCCTGACCATGCTGCTGGGCGGGCTGTGGCACGGCGCCAACTTCACCTACATCATCTGGGGCGCCTGGCACGGCCTGTGGCTGGCCATCGAACGGGCGCTGGGCCTGGACACCAACCCGCAGCGCTTCAACCCGGTGAAGTGGGCCTTCACCTTCCTGCTGGTGGTGGTCGGCTGGGTGATCTTCCGCGCCGAGAACCTGCACGTGGCCGCGCGCATGTACGGCGCCATGTTCAGCTTCGGCGACTGGCAGCTGTCGGAACTCAACCGCGCCCAGCTCACCGGCCTGCAGGTAGCCACGCTGATCGTCGCCTACCTGACCCTGGCGTTCTTCGGCCTGCGCGACTTCTACCGCAACGCCACCCCGGCGCAAGCGCCACGCACCCCGGTGCACATCAATACCGACGGCTCGATCGGCCTGGACTGGAGTCGGGTGATGACCCGCGCCCTGGTGCTGCTGCTGTTCGTCGCCTCGGTGCTCAAGCTCTCGGCGCAGAGCTACTCACCGTTCCTGTACTTCCAGTTCTGA
- a CDS encoding HlyD family secretion protein, protein MTPNRKTLFIGSVLAVAVLAAIAGPWLFGSDQRQSTNDAYVTADYTVVAPKVAGFIKEVLVEDNQQVEAGQLLATIDDRDYQAALDAAQAQLLVAKAQSLDARATLERQAALIAQAEAAVKAAQAEVAFADHEVGRYSRLAEQGAGTVQNAQQARSRVDQARARLANTQAALLATRKQVDILTAQVASANGQLKRAEAGLEKAQLDLSYTHISAPVDGMVGERALRVGAYVNPGARLLSVVPLARAYIVGNFQETQLTHVQPGQPVTISVDTFAGEKLHGHVESIAPATGVTFAAVKPDNATGNFTKVVQRIPVKIVFDDGQPLLARLRVGMSVEATIDTQGDQLAGKEVTAR, encoded by the coding sequence ATGACCCCCAACCGCAAAACGCTTTTCATCGGCTCGGTACTGGCCGTGGCCGTGCTGGCCGCCATCGCCGGCCCCTGGCTGTTCGGCAGCGACCAGCGCCAGAGCACCAACGACGCCTATGTAACCGCTGACTACACCGTGGTGGCGCCCAAGGTCGCAGGTTTCATCAAAGAGGTGCTGGTGGAGGACAACCAGCAGGTCGAGGCCGGCCAGTTGCTGGCGACCATCGATGACCGCGACTACCAGGCCGCCCTTGATGCTGCCCAGGCCCAACTGCTGGTGGCCAAGGCCCAGAGCCTGGACGCCCGCGCCACCTTGGAGCGCCAGGCGGCGCTGATCGCCCAGGCCGAGGCCGCGGTCAAAGCTGCCCAGGCCGAAGTGGCCTTCGCCGACCATGAGGTGGGCCGCTACAGCCGCCTGGCCGAGCAGGGCGCCGGCACCGTGCAGAACGCCCAGCAGGCGCGCAGCCGGGTCGACCAGGCCCGGGCGCGGCTGGCCAACACCCAGGCCGCGCTGCTGGCCACGCGCAAGCAGGTGGACATTCTCACCGCCCAGGTGGCCAGTGCCAACGGCCAGCTCAAGCGCGCCGAAGCGGGCCTGGAAAAGGCCCAGCTGGACCTCTCCTACACCCACATCAGTGCCCCGGTGGACGGCATGGTCGGCGAGCGTGCGCTGCGCGTAGGCGCCTACGTCAACCCCGGTGCGCGGCTGCTGTCGGTGGTGCCGCTGGCGCGGGCCTACATCGTCGGCAACTTCCAGGAAACCCAGCTGACCCATGTGCAGCCAGGGCAGCCGGTGACCATCAGCGTCGATACCTTTGCCGGCGAAAAGCTCCATGGCCACGTCGAGAGCATCGCCCCGGCCACCGGGGTGACCTTCGCGGCCGTTAAACCCGATAACGCCACCGGCAACTTCACCAAGGTGGTGCAGCGCATTCCGGTGAAGATCGTCTTCGACGACGGCCAGCCGCTGCTTGCGCGCCTGCGGGTGGGCATGTCGGTGGAGGCGACCATCGATACCCAGGGTGACCAGTTGGCGGGTAAAGAGGTGACCGCGCGATGA
- a CDS encoding alginate O-acetyltransferase, protein MNRTLRITYSLSFMGLLVGLGVWSVGGLESFNRTEQMTLLNGKLAKAAETHYDEQFPIKRIGTNLWAALDFKLFNEGRPGVVLGRDQWLFTDEEFNPTAGAQQQMQDNLALVRGVRDALQRQGVQLVLAIVPAKARLYAEYIGKETPASLHDDLFNQFHAQVRQANVLAPDLLAPLEQAKARGQVFLRTDTHWTPMGAEVVAQAVAEAVSRQQLLSGEPQQFITEAGASAPYKGDLTNFLPLDPLFSNLLPTPDNLQQRSTHPVQAEGESGGDALFDDSQIPVALVGTSYSANPHWNFLGALQQALRSDVANYAEDGHGPLLPMLKYLQSDAFKDAPPQVVVWEFPERYLPMKNDLSSFDPQWIAQLKNSRKSEENLALSSNRTDH, encoded by the coding sequence ATGAACCGGACACTTCGCATCACCTATTCGCTGTCGTTCATGGGCCTGCTGGTAGGCCTGGGCGTCTGGTCGGTCGGCGGGCTGGAAAGCTTCAACCGCACCGAACAGATGACCCTGCTCAACGGCAAGCTGGCCAAGGCCGCCGAAACCCACTACGACGAGCAGTTCCCGATCAAGCGCATCGGCACCAACCTGTGGGCCGCGCTGGACTTCAAGCTGTTCAACGAAGGCCGCCCGGGCGTGGTACTGGGCCGCGACCAGTGGCTGTTCACCGACGAGGAGTTCAACCCCACCGCCGGTGCCCAGCAGCAGATGCAGGACAACCTGGCCCTGGTGCGCGGCGTGCGCGATGCGCTGCAGCGCCAGGGCGTGCAACTGGTGCTGGCGATCGTGCCGGCCAAGGCGCGGCTGTACGCCGAGTACATCGGCAAAGAGACCCCGGCCAGCCTGCACGACGACCTGTTCAACCAGTTCCACGCCCAGGTGCGCCAGGCCAACGTGCTGGCCCCCGACCTGCTGGCGCCGCTGGAGCAGGCCAAGGCCCGTGGCCAGGTGTTCCTGCGCACCGACACCCACTGGACACCGATGGGCGCCGAGGTGGTGGCCCAGGCCGTGGCCGAGGCAGTCAGCCGCCAGCAACTGCTCAGCGGCGAGCCGCAGCAGTTCATCACCGAGGCCGGTGCCAGCGCGCCGTACAAGGGCGACCTGACCAACTTCCTGCCGCTCGACCCACTGTTCAGCAACCTGCTGCCGACCCCGGACAACCTGCAGCAACGCAGCACCCACCCGGTGCAGGCCGAAGGCGAAAGCGGCGGCGACGCGCTGTTCGACGACAGCCAGATCCCGGTGGCGCTGGTGGGCACCAGCTACAGCGCCAACCCGCACTGGAACTTCCTCGGCGCGCTGCAACAAGCCCTGCGCAGCGACGTTGCCAACTACGCCGAAGACGGCCATGGCCCGCTGCTGCCGATGCTCAAGTACCTGCAAAGCGACGCCTTCAAAGACGCCCCGCCACAGGTGGTGGTGTGGGAATTCCCCGAACGCTATCTGCCGATGAAAAACGACCTCAGCAGCTTCGACCCGCAGTGGATCGCGCAGCTGAAGAACTCCCGCAAATCCGAAGAAAACCTGGCCTTGTCGTCCAACCGGACGGACCACTGA
- a CDS encoding multidrug transporter — MIIGALLILTWLVLLLRYPAKALPISLAAVCGLGLVALGVVWQDTREASQLARLDIRLSYAPDQCPADRALQVRMKNGNKAPLTELRWRVAAYAPGDTVNLAENTYNAPRYRGPGELQPGREWSDCLPVPPLRSGYRAQTLEFRAEHLQGTFAN; from the coding sequence ATGATCATCGGCGCCCTGCTCATCCTCACCTGGCTGGTCCTGCTGCTGCGCTACCCGGCCAAGGCCCTGCCGATTTCCCTGGCGGCCGTGTGCGGCCTGGGGCTGGTGGCGCTGGGGGTGGTCTGGCAGGACACCCGCGAGGCCTCGCAACTGGCCCGCCTGGACATCCGCCTGAGCTACGCCCCCGACCAGTGCCCCGCCGACCGCGCCTTGCAGGTGCGCATGAAAAACGGCAACAAGGCCCCGCTGACCGAACTGCGCTGGCGCGTGGCGGCCTATGCCCCCGGCGACACCGTGAACCTGGCCGAGAATACCTACAACGCCCCACGCTACCGAGGCCCCGGCGAATTGCAGCCGGGCCGCGAGTGGAGCGACTGCCTGCCGGTGCCGCCACTGCGCTCGGGGTACCGGGCACAGACCCTGGAGTTTCGTGCCGAGCACCTGCAAGGTACATTCGCCAATTGA
- a CDS encoding MFS transporter, producing MSSLTAPSAALAAAPAPAAPVQTAFGVQVVVGLFGVLLAVLCAGLNEAVTKISLGDIRGAMGIGADEGAWLLAVYSAASVSAMAFAPWLATTFSLRRFTMTAVGLFAVLGLLQPFAPNLHSLMLLRVLQGFASGALPPMLMSVALRFLPPGIKVYGLACYALTATFGPNLGTPLAGLWTEYVGWQWAFWQIILPSLVAIACVGWGLPQDPLRLERFKQFDWRGVLLGLPAISCIVLGLSLGDRWGWFDSPLICWLLGGGLLLLVLFMLNEWSEPLPFFQLRMLGRRNLSFALVTLAGVLIVLSGVGSIPSAYLAQIQGYRPAQTSPLMMLVAMPQLIALPLTAALCNIRAVDCRWVLAVGLAMLAASCVGSSLLTSQWIRGDFYPFYLLQVFGQPMAVLPLLMLSTNGMTPQEGPFASSWFNTVKGLAAVIAGGLLDALGTLRRHFHSNHLVDSLGNAPLLDDNAANLAKRIHDQALVLTSADLYLVMACIAVALICLIPFVPTRVYPPRAVA from the coding sequence ATGAGTTCCCTGACCGCGCCCTCTGCCGCGCTGGCCGCCGCCCCCGCGCCGGCCGCCCCTGTGCAGACGGCGTTTGGCGTGCAGGTGGTGGTGGGGCTGTTCGGCGTGTTGCTGGCGGTGCTGTGCGCCGGGCTCAACGAGGCGGTGACCAAGATATCGCTCGGCGATATTCGCGGCGCCATGGGCATCGGCGCCGACGAGGGTGCCTGGCTGCTGGCGGTGTACAGCGCCGCCTCGGTATCGGCCATGGCCTTTGCGCCGTGGCTGGCCACCACCTTCTCCTTGCGCCGCTTCACCATGACCGCTGTCGGCCTGTTCGCCGTGCTCGGCCTGCTGCAACCCTTCGCCCCCAACCTGCACAGCCTGATGCTGCTGCGCGTGCTGCAGGGCTTCGCCTCGGGTGCCCTGCCGCCGATGTTGATGAGCGTGGCGCTGCGCTTTCTGCCGCCGGGCATCAAGGTGTACGGCCTGGCCTGCTACGCCCTGACCGCCACCTTCGGCCCCAACCTGGGCACGCCGCTGGCGGGGCTGTGGACCGAGTACGTCGGCTGGCAGTGGGCGTTCTGGCAGATCATCCTGCCGTCGCTGGTGGCCATTGCCTGCGTCGGCTGGGGCCTGCCCCAGGACCCGCTGCGCCTGGAGCGCTTCAAGCAGTTCGACTGGCGCGGCGTGTTGCTTGGCCTGCCGGCCATCAGCTGCATCGTGTTGGGGTTGTCCCTGGGCGATCGCTGGGGCTGGTTCGATTCGCCCCTGATCTGCTGGCTGCTGGGCGGCGGCCTGTTGTTGCTGGTGCTGTTCATGCTCAACGAATGGTCCGAGCCGCTGCCGTTCTTCCAGTTGCGCATGCTTGGGCGGCGCAACCTGAGTTTCGCTTTGGTGACCCTGGCCGGGGTGCTGATCGTGCTTTCAGGCGTTGGCAGCATTCCGTCGGCGTACCTGGCGCAAATCCAGGGCTACCGCCCGGCGCAGACCAGCCCGCTGATGATGCTGGTGGCCATGCCGCAACTGATCGCCCTGCCGCTCACCGCGGCGCTGTGCAACATCCGTGCAGTGGACTGCCGCTGGGTACTGGCGGTGGGCCTGGCGATGCTGGCGGCCTCGTGCGTGGGCAGCAGCCTGCTGACTTCGCAGTGGATTCGCGGCGACTTCTACCCCTTCTACCTGCTGCAGGTGTTCGGCCAGCCGATGGCGGTGCTGCCACTGCTGATGCTCTCGACCAACGGCATGACCCCGCAGGAAGGCCCGTTCGCCTCCAGCTGGTTCAACACCGTGAAGGGCCTGGCGGCGGTGATTGCCGGTGGCCTGCTCGACGCCCTGGGCACCCTGCGCCGGCATTTTCATTCCAACCACCTGGTGGACAGCCTGGGCAATGCGCCGCTGCTCGACGACAACGCTGCGAATCTGGCCAAGCGCATCCATGACCAGGCCTTGGTGCTGACCTCTGCCGACCTTTACCTGGTGATGGCGTGCATCGCCGTTGCCTTGATCTGCCTGATCCCCTTCGTGCCTACCCGGGTCTACCCGCCGCGTGCGGTGGCTTGA